The following nucleotide sequence is from Juglans microcarpa x Juglans regia isolate MS1-56 chromosome 6D, Jm3101_v1.0, whole genome shotgun sequence.
CCAATCAAAATTAGCATAAATGATCAGTCAAAGATGCGTGGAGATAATTCAAAACTTAGATTAATAGAAATATAAtgtagattttaatatttattttataactttagcGCTACCGACTCCCATTATTAAACTCATacttaaaatttcatataaagtCAGCAGGtttattaacaaaattgaaatagcggccttaatatattttatatattcatgtgttatatatatatatatattacatattagttatattttatataattatatattattaatttatttagagtttagcttatttaatatatatgttatgctcCAAAAATGTGTATagaataatttgtataataatatatcatacaactACAACTATTGATTTATTATACTAGCTATATCTATTAAATAGTTTAgtttattacatttatcttgtgtattattcttttaatttataactattaagttatttttataaaaaagttatccCATAAGAATTTtgaatcaaaattatttggttgaatagttaaatggtttgagtttttttttttaaaattttttttattaatcaaaagataagattaaaaaatttcaaaataaaaaatcgagTTCGAGCTCGATCTGCTCGATTTCGAgtcgtttgtttatttttagtcaaGCTCGAGTCAAATTCGAACAACATTAATGGTTAACAAACCGAGTTCGAACAATGATATTCGAGTTTTAGAGTTCGAGCCAAGTTCGAACGAGCAAACATGTTAATCGAGCTCGAGTACGCTTGTTCGATTGACTCAATCAACTTGGTATTCGTTTGCAGCCCTAGTGATGCttattttgtggtatttttgttttctttgcgAATGCTTACAAGTTGTCCTTGTTGATGATAGTGACGGATCATAGTGTAGTACAATAATGAAGCTATCCTCGGAATCTCGATGTTTTTTCTTAGCCAAACACACTTAACTAGTTATTTCCACTGGCATTTTTGttcaataataatatcaatgccagtagttttatttattgaggtgatacattttaagtaattaattgtttatttagGTAATTGACATAATTAATGTCgctccaattaattaatttctgtttgtattttttaattgtttagtTGCATTAGATTGTTTACATACTTCTAAggtagaatttttaaaataattaacgtcgtaattaataaatatttatttttcagattttatcatCTCTTAGCCAATGATCACTTGATTCCAAAACAAGCATGGTAACGCAAGGATTTAAACAAATTCCCATCCACCTACATAAACATTTTCTCAAACCAAATACAAAAAGATATGAAACTATACAAAACTTTACACAAAGGAACCTCAGCATGCAGCTTCGGATTGTAGATCATAAAACTCCACAGCATCTCCAAATTACCTGATCTCTACTTTCTCTGAATCATCAAATCACGAAAACTCatgattatttgaattattatttgtaCAGTCAAAAGGGAAAGCGTGGTTTGGCGATGACAATTAGATCAGCTATCCTATGCATTGTGATGCCGAAAACCTCTGCCATATCTAAATCTTTAGGTGTAGTATTAGGAGGAAGCTCCCAATCAAAGCTGTGGAGAAGTTGAGCTAGAACAAGCTCAACACTTGCTGTTCCAAATGTGATAGCTGGGCACATTCTTCTACCAGCGCCAAAAGGAATCAGCTCGAAATGCTGCCCCTTGAAGTCGATTTTGCTACCCATAAATCTTTCTGGTTCAAACAAATCTGGGTTTTCCCAAGATTCTGGATCTCTCCCTATTGCCCAAGCATTCACAAAAAAACGTGTTTTTGCCGGAATATCGTACCCATCAATGTTCACATCTTCCATGGATTCTCTTGGGAGCAATAATGGGTTTGGAGGATGCAGTCGAAAGATCTCTTTGATGACAGCTTTCAAATACTGCAACTGTGCCAAATCACTCTCTAAAACAACTCTTCTATCTCCTACTACGTTTCGTACTTCAGCTTGTGCTCTTTCCATGACTTTAGGGTTAATGATGAGCTCTGTCATTCCCCAGTCAAGGGCGATCCACGTTGTATCAGTTCCTGCAGCAAACATGTCCTGCAGTAACggtaatgatattataattccTATAATCTTTAAGCCAGAAGTTCAGCAAAAAAAGGATTAAGTTCAATGAGTTGGGACTTGTAGGCATAGGCCAAAGTAAAAGTAGAAGTCTTCACTGACCAAGATGATAGCCTTTATATTATCCTTGGTAAGAGGTATTTCATCAGATCCACTCTCCTGTATATGGAGCAACACATCCACAAGGTCCTTGTGCTCCTTTGTCCCTCTCTTCTGATTGATATGTTCATCCAGCAATTGGTCAAAAAGTCGATCAAACCGTCGAAAAGTCTTTTGAAGTCTGGATTTCGTGCCTGTTAAACTGTCAATAAATTCCATGGAAGGGAAGAAATCTCCAAGACTAAATCCTCCAAGCAATACTTGAATCTCATGGAGTATCTCTTGGAACCCATGGCGATCGTATTCTCCTCCACCTGAGAAATCCCTTCCGAAAGCAACCCGAGAGAGGACATCATTTGCGTAGAGTCCAAGCATCTTGGTTAGATTGGTGGTGGAAGGATAGGATTCTGCAACTCGATGCACCAAACGAGCTACTTCTTCTCCTCTGACAAAGCTATATGATTGAACTCTTTTAGCACTCAAAAGTTCAAGAATGCATATTTTTCGAACATGTCTCCAATATGCACCATAGGGGGAGAAGGCAATATCTGTGCAACCATAAACGAGGTGTTTTGCTGAAAAGAATTGTGGGCGGCTTGCTACTGCAAGATCATGGGTTTTCATGGCTTCCTTTGCTAGTCTAGCAGATGAAATGGCCACTGCTGGGATCTGGCCAAgctgtaaataaattattggtCCGAACTTCTCTGCCAAACACTTGAGAGAGATATGAGGCATTTTCCCAAGCTGGTGAAGGTTTCCAATGATGGGCAGCTTTGGAGGGCTTGGTGGGAgattcacttttctttttctcgacTTCTTGTAGAAGAAGAACGTCCGCAGCACTAGAAGGAAAATTGAAGCTAAGAACAAGAAAGGTACGAAGTTCTCCTTAATTAGCCATTGACGAAAAGCCATTTGAGTTGCCATAAACGTATACTGTCAATATATCTGAGTCCACTagctttttctctttgtttttctggtTATCATCCCATATATGTTTGAAGCTTTGGCTTTCTGTTCTctccaatttttatttatttattttgaactttTCTTCCGCAGTTGGTATACCAATTAATTTAATGCAATCCATTGTTGGACTTTATATGGATCTCTATCAAACCAACAACAATATATTCATAGAGACTTGATATTCACTTAAATTTCGCCAAATCCCATTAAATAAAGATTGCCACGCCAGTGACACTTCAATCGAGAACATAAACAACGGACTTTAcattctgaaaaaataaaaaatatatataatagatataggAGAATCATGTGGCCGACAACTTTCCTTTCGGTTTagattcacaactcatcttattattatttatcaattttaactcataaattctACTACTAACAAAAATTAGTCAACAATTGCTTGTAAATGATTTGATATAGATGATAACTCTTGATTGCAACATAGcttttaaaattgagaaatgttaATATGGGGACTGAGTTTGTCCGAttgtttatatatgtttatttatttaataattaagaaagtgatttttaatatattaatatatttttttattttttaaaaatatttaaatatattcaaaaaatataaaataaaataaaataaaataaaaagataaatttgtgaTAACGGCACGCCCCACAATTATTGCTGGTTGGGAGCCTGGCATTACCCTTTAGAATTATATAAAGACACGATGTGCTTTCGGGCTTTATGCACGTAACACAACACCTAATTGCATAAGAAAGGGCTAGttaattagtgtaattataattGACAACTTTGGATcgaattttcattaaataaaaaaattgtattttctatttgtgaagtttattaaataaaaaaaaataaagatccaaCTGACTTTACATTCTAAAAAAATCCTaaggtttttaaaaaaaatatatatatgaaaaacaaaagaaaattgataaattcACAAATGGGCTCTCATATGTTCAACACAACTGCAAATTATTAAGCCGCTATTTTCTTCAGCACATTTTGTTCTTGTTCATGAAAACCACACTTCACTAAAACAATGCATGCAGGGCCTGCCGGGGCTGACTTTGGAAAATTAAAAGACATTGCTGCTTAATTCGATTCCAATTTTTATCATGTGTTAGTGGCTCCGTATGAATAGATTGTCATTGTCGGGAATATACGGTGATCAGGATGTTGTGTAGGTTCCCTCCTATATAGAGGATGGCCTATGTGGGTCCATTAAGCCCACATGAAGAGAGGGTTTAAGCCCAGTTTAATTAGCTTTACTAAAACCTAAGTGCTGCTGCTATTAGtaaaagagaaagtctactatgcCACCTTACTATGACCGTTCaatttgaccgctggtcaaaatttttttattttttttatttagtggttaaagaagtgattttaaatgtattggtgtatttttttattttttgaaaatatttaaatgtattaaaaaaatgtgaaaagaaaaaaaaaaaaccactaggcggcacgcccagcggtaagagtggggcggcatagtagccctACTCGTAGTAAAATAAAGACAATGTGAAAAACGTGTAAGAGAAGAAGACAAAAAAGTTGTCAAAAATAGAACAGGTTGTACTGTTTCCATCAAACGTTCTGATCGGCGTCTTCTTTAGTCCGATCAAACTGAAATTTTGTAGACAAGTTCATGTCTCAAGGATCTACAATCTGAACGGTGGAGATCGGATTTAGAGCAGTATTTATGATGTTTGTAGCCATGAACAGTACCACATCTTCTTTGGTGAGATCTTTTCTATCACATTGTTTGGTTGCCACAAAAGTGTTTTTCTTGAGATTCTTGTTAATTGTATGCATCTAGTGTTATCTAGAGAGAACATTTGTGTACACATCATTGTTGATAGTGGAAAGTTTAACTGGACTTGATCCCGTGATTTTTCCCTTTGCTTTGAAGGGTTTTCCACGTAAACAATTCTTGCCTCTTTGTGTGtgtatgattttgttttagattattctttattaaattACTTCTTAACAGATTCACACAAAGTGAGAGAGTATTATTGCCGCTATTTGGTAATTGATTTGGTAATTCCAAGTCGCTATTAAGATTTCTCCTAAcaaagtggtatcagagccaggttataGCCGTTCAATACTCTATGTTGAATAATGGAAGCTAATTTGAGTAGAATGGTTCTAATTATCACACTTGGAAAGGAAAAATCGAAGACCTTTTATTTGTGCAGCAATTTCATCTACCGGTGTTTGCTACTGAGAAGCCTGAAAATAAATCAGATGAAGAATAGACTTTGCAACATAGACAAGTTTGTGACTACATCAGACAGTGGGTAGATGATAATGTTTTGAACCATATTAGTGGGGAGGCACATGTACGTACACTTTGGACTAAACTTGAACAGTTTTATGCTCAAAAGACTGGAAACAATAAAATGTATCTGATCAAGCATTTGATGTCTTTGAGATATCGAGATGGAACTTCGTTGACAGATCACTTGAACACATTTCAAGGAATAATTAATCAATTGGCTGGAATGGATATCAAGTTCGATGATGAGGTACATGGTTTATGTTTGCTTCGTACATTTCCAGACTCTTAGGAGACATTTAGAATGTCATTATCTAACTCAGCCCCAGATAGTGTAATCAATATAGATTTGGCTAAAAGCAGTGTTTTGCATgaagagatgagaagaaaatcACAGAGTTCATCTTCGCAGTCAGAGGCTTTGGTTACAGAAAAGAGGGGGAGGAGTAAAAATAGAGGTCCGAAGAATAGAGATAAAGGTAGAAACAAGGCAAACAAGTTTGCTAATGTTGAGTGCTATCATTGTGGCATGAAAGAGCATATCAAGAAATATTGTAGAAAATTGAAGAGAGAATACAAGGAGAAAGGGAATGAGAAGAAAGATGTTGATGAAAAGAAGGATGATCAAGTTGCCACCACTACTACTAGATACTTCTTCATTGtttatgatgataatgatgttgTAAACATTGTTTCTCATGAAACTAGTTGGGTGATTGATAGTGATGCCTCAATTCATGCTACATCCAGAAATGATTTCTTTACAAACTATGTACCTGGTGATTTTGGCACAGTAAAGATGGGCAATGGTGGCTTGGCTAAAATTACTGACATTGGAGATATGTGCTTGGAAACTAATAACGGCACGGTGCTTGTTCTTAGAGATGTGAAGCACATTCCTGATATCCATTGAACTTGATTTCTACAAGTAAACTTGATGATGAAGGGTATTGCAACACTATTTGTAATGGGCAATGGAAGCTTACAACGGGTGCTATGGTTATAGCTCGAGGCAAGAAGGTTTTAAATTTGTACATGCTACAAGCAAGGCTCTCCAGTAGCATTATTAATGTTATGGAGAATGAGCTCACAGTACAATTGTGGCATAAAAGACTTGCCCACATGAGTAAGAAAGGCTTGACAATATTGGctaaaaagaattttctgtCTGGAATGAAGAGTGCATCTTTGAAAAAGTGTACTCATTGTTTGGCAAGGAAGCAGAATAGAGTTTCCTTCAAAAGTTCTCCTTCAAGAAAGTCAGGTATACTTGATATAGTTCATTCAGATGTTTATGGTCCTATGAAGACAAGAACACTTGGCGATTCTTTGTATTTTGTGACTTTCATAGATGATCATTCAAGGAAGTTTTGGGTTTATACCTTGAAAAGAAAGGATCAAGTATTGGAAATGTTTAAACATTTTCAGGCCTTAGTTGAGAGGTAGACTAGAAAGAAGCTGAAGTGCATCCGAACTGATAATGGGGGAGAGTATTCAGGCCCATTTGATGATTATTGCAGACTGCATGGTATTTGAAATCAAAAGACACTTCCGAAGACTCCTCAATTGAATGGTTTAGCTAGGAAGATGAATAGAACACTGATTGAGAGATTGAGATGTTTGCTTTCACATGCACAATTGCCTGGATCTTTTTGGGATGGGGTTTTGAATACAGTTGTACATGTTCTTAATATGACACCATGTGTTCCACTTCAGTTTGATGTACTAGACAAATTTTGGACTGGTAAGGATGTTACCTATGATCACTTACGTGTCTTTGGTTGCAAAACATTTGTGCATATTCCAAAGGATGAGAGGTCTAAGCTTGATGTGAAGACCCGACAATGCATCTTTCTAGGTTATGGCCTGGATGAGTTTGGGTACAGATTATATGATCCAGTTGATAAGAAACTAGTGAGAATGTTTATTGAAGATCAAACCATACAAGATATTGAGAAGACAAATAAAGTAGTGATACGGTGCAATGATGGTTCGATTGACTTGGAGCCCGTGCCATTGACATATTTGCCAACGCAGGTTGAACATGCTATTCAAGATGACCAACAGAGTCCAAGTGATGCATTTGTATCGTGGTCGGGAAGTGTGTTCATCTTGCTTCAATCTATAAACCCACTTGTTCTTCAAAGCTCTTTTGCCTTTGGGCAACTCTACCAATTTAAAAGTGTGATTTTCATGCAATGACTGCATCTCATCTTGCATGGCATCAACCCATTTTGCCTTGTGTTCGTCTTCCATGGCTTCTACATAACACTCGGGCTCTCCCCTTCAGTCATTAACACATACTTGTCTATAGAATACCGAGTGGAAGGATGTCGGTCTCTAAGTTGTTAAGGGATTTAGTCAACGAAAATGTATCGACTTTGATGAGATCTTCTCTCCAGTTGTGAAGATATCCTCCATCTGTGTGGTTCTTGGTTTAGCAGCTAGCCTATACTTAGAAATtgaacagatggatgtgaaaatTGTCTTCCTATATAGTGATTTACAGGAAGAGATTTATATGGAGCAATCAGAAGGTTTCAGGGTGAAAGGCAAAGAAGATTGTGTGTGTCGACTAAACAAAAGTGTATATGGTCTAAAGCAGGTGCCCATACAATGGTATAAGAAATTTGAGTTAGTTATGGAAGAGCAAGGCTACAAGAAGACAACCTCTGACCATTGTATATTTGTGCAGAAATTTTGTGATGATgactttataatattactattttatgttgatgacatgttgATTGTTGGCAAGAATTCTTTAAGAATTGAAAATCTGAAGA
It contains:
- the LOC121268868 gene encoding cytochrome P450 71AP13-like, which encodes MATQMAFRQWLIKENFVPFLFLASIFLLVLRTFFFYKKSRKRKVNLPPSPPKLPIIGNLHQLGKMPHISLKCLAEKFGPIIYLQLGQIPAVAISSARLAKEAMKTHDLAVASRPQFFSAKHLVYGCTDIAFSPYGAYWRHVRKICILELLSAKRVQSYSFVRGEEVARLVHRVAESYPSTTNLTKMLGLYANDVLSRVAFGRDFSGGGEYDRHGFQEILHEIQVLLGGFSLGDFFPSMEFIDSLTGTKSRLQKTFRRFDRLFDQLLDEHINQKRGTKEHKDLVDVLLHIQESGSDEIPLTKDNIKAIILDMFAAGTDTTWIALDWGMTELIINPKVMERAQAEVRNVVGDRRVVLESDLAQLQYLKAVIKEIFRLHPPNPLLLPRESMEDVNIDGYDIPAKTRFFVNAWAIGRDPESWENPDLFEPERFMGSKIDFKGQHFELIPFGAGRRMCPAITFGTASVELVLAQLLHSFDWELPPNTTPKDLDMAEVFGITMHRIADLIVIAKPRFPF